In a single window of the Azospirillum thiophilum genome:
- a CDS encoding ABC transporter substrate-binding protein: MAPFAYGKSMMVAAALAVGLPGMAFAGKANDTLVYASDSEPENISPYHNNVREGVIVAHHVWETLIHRNPKSGAYEPYLATSWTWVDPTTLELELRKGVTFHDGSPFTADDVVFTFNYVLTPEAKVVTKQNVGWMAGTEKIDDYKVRIKLKGPFPAALEYLSGPTPIYPAAYFKKVGLDGFAKAPVGTGPYRIVSVENGKSVKMEKAKGYWKGSPIGDPAIGKLEFRVIPDGETRMAELMTGGVDWIWRVPNDQAAQLEAVPNVSVLAAETMRVGFLQFDSAGRTSADTPMKNPKVRQAISYAIDRKAMVDNLVRGGARVMNSACFIDQVGCTDDGVPRYGYDPAKAKVLLAEAGYPNGFDIDLYAYRERDYAEAVIGYLRAVGIRANLQFMKYAALRELSRAGKVPIYFQTWGSFSVADASAFTGVWFKGNEDDMSRDPEVKALLDKADTTIDLEARKKTYAEALSRIAEKAYLLPMFSYSTNYAFSSDLAFAAQSDELPRFYAAHWK; this comes from the coding sequence ATGGCGCCATTTGCGTATGGTAAATCGATGATGGTCGCGGCGGCGCTGGCGGTCGGGTTGCCCGGCATGGCTTTTGCCGGAAAAGCGAACGACACGCTCGTCTATGCCTCCGACAGCGAACCGGAGAACATCAGCCCCTATCACAACAATGTGCGCGAAGGCGTCATCGTCGCCCATCACGTCTGGGAGACGCTGATCCACCGCAATCCCAAGAGCGGTGCCTACGAGCCCTATCTCGCCACCTCCTGGACCTGGGTCGATCCGACCACGCTGGAGCTGGAACTGCGCAAGGGCGTCACCTTCCATGACGGGTCGCCCTTCACTGCCGACGACGTGGTCTTCACCTTCAATTACGTGCTGACGCCGGAAGCGAAGGTGGTGACCAAGCAGAATGTCGGCTGGATGGCCGGCACCGAGAAAATCGACGATTACAAGGTCCGCATCAAACTGAAGGGGCCGTTCCCGGCGGCGCTGGAATATCTGTCGGGACCGACGCCGATCTATCCGGCGGCCTATTTCAAGAAGGTCGGGCTCGACGGCTTCGCCAAGGCTCCCGTCGGCACCGGTCCCTACCGGATCGTCTCGGTGGAGAACGGCAAGTCGGTGAAGATGGAGAAGGCCAAGGGCTACTGGAAGGGCAGCCCGATCGGCGACCCGGCCATCGGCAAGCTGGAGTTCCGCGTCATCCCCGACGGCGAGACCCGCATGGCAGAATTGATGACCGGCGGCGTCGACTGGATCTGGCGGGTGCCCAACGACCAGGCCGCGCAGCTGGAGGCGGTGCCGAACGTCAGCGTGCTGGCGGCGGAGACCATGCGCGTCGGCTTCCTGCAGTTCGATTCCGCCGGGCGCACCAGCGCCGACACGCCGATGAAGAATCCGAAGGTCCGGCAAGCGATCTCCTACGCCATCGACCGCAAGGCGATGGTCGACAATCTGGTGCGCGGCGGCGCCCGCGTGATGAATTCCGCCTGCTTCATCGATCAGGTCGGCTGCACCGACGACGGCGTGCCGCGCTACGGCTACGATCCGGCCAAGGCCAAGGTGCTGCTGGCGGAGGCCGGCTATCCCAACGGCTTCGACATCGACCTCTACGCCTACCGCGAGCGCGACTATGCCGAGGCGGTGATCGGCTATCTGCGCGCGGTCGGCATCCGCGCCAACCTGCAATTCATGAAGTATGCGGCGCTGCGCGAGCTGAGCCGTGCCGGCAAGGTGCCGATCTATTTCCAGACCTGGGGCTCCTTCTCGGTCGCCGACGCGTCGGCCTTCACCGGCGTGTGGTTCAAGGGCAACGAGGACGACATGAGCCGCGACCCCGAGGTCAAGGCGCTGCTCGACAAGGCCGACACCACCATCGACCTGGAGGCACGGAAGAAGACCTACGCCGAGGCGCTGTCGCGCATCGCGGAGAAGGCCTATCTGCTGCCGATGTTCTCCTATTCGACCAACTACGCCTTCTCGTCCGACCTCGCTTTCGCGGCCCAGTCGGACGAGCTTCCCCGCTTCTACGCCGCGCACTGGAAATGA
- a CDS encoding ABC transporter permease → MLVFLLRRLAVALSVVLTVSVVAFLLLHLSGDLALAIAGPEASPEQVAQVRLQFGLDKPLVVQYAHWLADAAHFDFGRSFYFRETVAALVIERMPVTLTLGAIALGVALAIAIPLGVLAAVKRGSWIDRTALIFCALGQAIPTFWLGLSLIILFAVNLRWLPVSGSATWAHFVLPSVALGWYAVPAVMRLTRNGMLDVLASDYIRTARAKGLRWPTVLFKHALRNAVVPVVALAAVQFGFMLGGSIVVEAVFSMQGLGHLAWEAIGRKDFPVVQAIVMLLAAIYIALTLLADLLNAWLDPRIRVA, encoded by the coding sequence ATGCTCGTTTTCCTGCTTCGCCGACTGGCCGTGGCGCTGTCGGTCGTGCTCACCGTGTCGGTCGTGGCCTTCCTTCTCCTGCATCTGTCCGGCGACCTGGCGCTCGCCATCGCCGGACCGGAGGCTTCGCCGGAACAGGTCGCCCAGGTGCGCCTCCAGTTCGGCCTGGACAAGCCGCTGGTCGTCCAATATGCGCACTGGCTGGCCGATGCCGCGCATTTCGATTTCGGCCGCTCCTTCTATTTCCGCGAAACGGTCGCCGCGCTGGTGATCGAACGCATGCCGGTGACGCTGACGCTGGGCGCCATCGCGCTCGGCGTGGCTCTCGCCATCGCCATCCCGCTGGGCGTGCTGGCGGCGGTGAAGCGCGGCAGCTGGATCGACCGCACCGCGCTGATCTTTTGCGCACTGGGTCAGGCGATCCCGACCTTCTGGCTCGGCCTGTCGCTGATCATCCTGTTCGCTGTCAACCTGCGCTGGCTGCCGGTGTCGGGCAGCGCGACCTGGGCACATTTCGTGCTGCCGTCGGTGGCGCTCGGCTGGTACGCAGTGCCGGCGGTGATGCGGCTGACGCGCAACGGCATGCTGGACGTGCTGGCGTCGGATTACATCCGCACCGCCCGTGCCAAGGGCCTGCGCTGGCCCACCGTCCTGTTCAAGCATGCGCTGCGCAACGCGGTGGTGCCGGTGGTGGCGCTGGCGGCGGTTCAGTTCGGCTTCATGCTCGGCGGCTCCATCGTGGTCGAAGCGGTGTTCTCGATGCAAGGGCTTGGCCACCTCGCCTGGGAGGCCATCGGGCGCAAGGATTTCCCAGTGGTCCAGGCCATCGTGATGCTGCTGGCCGCGATCTACATCGCCTTGACCCTCCTCGCCGATCTTCTCAACGCCTGGCTCGACCCGAGGATCCGCGTCGCATGA
- a CDS encoding ABC transporter permease: MTSLSASGISSLDSVPVRRSPLARFTRRGLRHPGFMAGVVVLAVILVCSLAAPLLTPHDPYAQDISRRLLPPIWHAKGSWEHWLGTDKLGRDYFARLLYGGRISLLIGVATVLVSGTIGTALGVAAGFFGGRVDLVIGYIINVRLALPVVLVALAAAALVGSSLNTVIIVLGFLLWDRFAVVARSATQQIAGADFVAAARSIGCSTRLIVMSEVLPNILNPLIVVATLEMAHAILLEAALSFLGLGVQPPLPSWGLMIAEGKQYMFFSPWVITIPGVALVALVLAINLLGDGLRDVTAPENRS, from the coding sequence ATGACCAGTCTTTCCGCCTCCGGCATCTCATCCCTCGACAGCGTTCCGGTGCGCCGCTCGCCACTGGCCCGCTTCACGAGACGGGGCCTGCGCCACCCCGGATTCATGGCCGGCGTCGTCGTGCTGGCCGTCATCCTGGTCTGCTCGCTGGCCGCGCCGCTGCTGACCCCCCACGACCCTTACGCGCAGGACATCTCCCGGCGCCTGCTGCCGCCGATCTGGCACGCCAAGGGCAGTTGGGAACACTGGCTCGGCACCGACAAGTTGGGGCGCGACTATTTCGCCCGGCTGCTCTATGGCGGGCGCATCTCGCTGCTGATCGGCGTGGCGACCGTCCTGGTGTCGGGCACCATCGGCACCGCGCTGGGCGTCGCCGCCGGCTTCTTCGGCGGGCGGGTCGATCTGGTGATCGGCTACATCATAAATGTGCGGCTGGCCCTGCCGGTGGTGCTGGTGGCGCTGGCCGCGGCGGCGCTGGTCGGTTCCTCGCTGAACACCGTCATCATCGTTCTGGGGTTCCTGCTATGGGACCGCTTCGCCGTGGTGGCGCGGTCGGCAACCCAGCAGATCGCAGGGGCCGACTTCGTCGCGGCGGCGCGCTCCATCGGCTGCTCCACCCGGCTGATCGTGATGTCGGAGGTGCTGCCGAACATCCTCAACCCGCTGATCGTCGTCGCCACGCTGGAGATGGCGCATGCCATCCTGCTGGAGGCGGCCCTGTCCTTCCTCGGGCTCGGCGTGCAGCCGCCCCTGCCCTCCTGGGGCCTGATGATCGCGGAGGGCAAGCAGTACATGTTCTTCAGCCCCTGGGTCATCACCATCCCCGGTGTGGCACTGGTGGCGCTGGTGCTGGCGATCAACCTGCTCGGCGACGGGCTGCGCGACGTCACCGCCCCTGAAAACCGGAGCTGA